A genomic segment from Asterias amurensis chromosome 6, ASM3211899v1 encodes:
- the LOC139938148 gene encoding uncharacterized protein has protein sequence MGCMYSKNNLPKVIGDSDTGPMRNPKYSKKTLKSQNAVKAKMNKALAEVKARGDAKLAAFAELAGIQLPAATIQQSVNEQAPLPEQATPMETLKASMKSAKVLKISKVSSTGIDDKEAIPVSISTDVIAKTTINDTLSKTEELKEQTESAPAFERPTNSAQSTSSRLIVVTEATVDNTLWENLPTTSVPCIVEIMPATERPSSSASACSRLIVVAEAKTSIDNTMDETIPLHLPPPLPRLRRRPWFKSHQGHCVVRVFSPYLTAWGFPLETLGPLNQLASSVSSLDKATTNLVDAVFTSLDNEETAQESIVDVQNSDAVINGCNMPLNQLASSVSSLDKATSNLVDAVFTSLDNEETTHESIVDVQNSDAVVNGCNMPLNQLASSVSSLDKATTNLVDAVFTSLDNEETTHESIVDVQNSDAVNNGCNMPLNQLASSVSSLDKATSNLVDAVFTSLDNEETTHESIVDVQNSDAVINDCNMPLNQLASSVSSLDKATTNLVDAVFTSLDNEETAQESIVDVQNSDAVINGCNMPATKTSTGSLDQEAGFIVDSVLANITTLQLSMAPEKPKVKSSGSIATDTENDKPATKISIESLDQEAGFIVDSVLADITTEQLFVAADDEPKMKSTGSIATDTKDDKPATKISIGSLDQEAGFIVDSVLANITSEQLSVAADEPKMKSTGSTAMDTEDDKAISNRSAVDKEEITRVIIAQLKKSLSNSRHSTSQMATQTCEISIQTDDVIETDKPSRKSSALSKIKAVVVKSASKTSRMSFLGRKDKKPNESIKKDLKNNKQALMSQRKTKSVSAKKPGPKNAKVVETKKSVNAKSDVTKKPTGDHKKSSTVTNAKKSSSTSTTKRSSSTDHKKSSTKPRGSAASGRMIREAANGAKVSTKKPSKKVSTISSSSSATTDAKTKENPAKKLNTSKSTSFTCNGTQQKPTASSASAAKTQESSQSASDKPTSKRSKQRTATPVPSPLYDKSSSWKSKSSSGLKQNQSSFLAPQDVASSPSVHAGGKISSVESKDSNIALLPANSQDSFKPNTKRSGRNGSKRRVSITSDNTLRRISSACPAPGPKRAGLASVPELRPISVMDTPTDAGLIQNPRCPLDQAMGDNTEVQLESQSSVGLNQGDVTLGISDTENQVKICRLEQIQEMDDHSMELQLQELLLSQEILVSPSLMPKEEATLQVTNPLSDKDQLCETPEVVSSKGMFSPRSLMMTADDSDNSTDSVNQSLEVSKSPSRRQRASVESPPGKDTTILNPKPPDSKRVSRDFKMNRVTQWTQDSSGLGRISVSPHTRRSFDSPGYKTSPNISPTLLALNKSPNDFPNERDMGQVGAPKSPGGSTSKLAHYVRASESPQGKMTINFSPTQPASRKALSDFLNGPVGQPNTHDNPSKKTVVDIPMMPNLGLSMKVSKTGPGGTRSPEGRTSVSPTNYKKTPSKTSLFAPANNNRPLSGTLDITNCLFQELTTPNVDKEERTSLSPPIYHSPASTADWETHRQQESTKLQLGCIRLQH, from the exons ATGGGTTGCATGTATTCAAAGAACAACCTGCCTAAAGTCATAG gAGATTCTGATACAGGACCTATGCGAAATCCCAAATATTCAAAGAAAACTTTGAAATCCCAAAATGCG GTCAAGGCCAAGATGAACAAGGCCCTGGCTGAGGTAAAAGCCAGGGGAGATGCCAAGTTAGCCGCTTTTGCTGAACTAg CAGGGATCCAGCTGCCAGCCGCTACCATCCAGCAAAGCGTTAACGAGCAAGCCCCACTCCCTGAGCAAGCCACCCCTATGGAGACCCTGAAG GCATCAATGAAGAGCGCTAAGGTGTTGAAGATCTCTAAGGTGTCTTCAACTGGAATAGATGACAAAGAAGCTATTCCTGTCTCCATCTCAACTGATGTCATCGCTAAGACGACCATCAATGATACACTGAGCAAGACGGAGGAACTCAAGGAGCAGACTGAG TCTGCCCCAGCCTTTGAGCGTCCAACCAACTCAGCTCAATCTACCAGCTCCAGGCTAATTGTTGTCACTGAAGCAACTGTTGACAACACCCTGTGGGAGAATCTACCCACTACTTCTGTTCCTTGTATAGTAGAG ATAATGCCAGCCACCGAACGTCCTAGCAGCTCTGCATCTGCCTGCTCCAGACTGATAGTTGTTGCTGAAGCTAAGACCTCCATTGATAACACCATGGATGAAACCATACCGCTCCATCTACCTCCACCTCTCCCAAGACTGAGGAGAAG ACCATGGTTCAAATCACACCAGGGGCACTGTGTTGTtcgggttttcagtccctacctgactgcgtggggtTTTCCCTTGGAAACATTGGgg CCATTGAACCAGCTAGCATCATCTGTAAGCAGTCTGGATAAAGCGACTACTAATCTAGTAGATGCTGTCTTTACCAGCCTGGACAACGAGGAAACTGCACAAGAATCCATTGTGGATGTGCAGAACTCTGATGCTGTGATCAACGGTTGTAATATG CCATTGAACCAGCTAGCATCATCTGTAAGCAGTCTGGATAAAGCGACTTCTAATCTAGTAGATGCTGTCTTTACCAGCCTGGACAACGAGGAAACTACACACGAATCCATTGTGGATGTGCAGAACTCTGATGCTGTGGTCAACGGTTGTAATATG CCATTGAACCAGCTAGCATCATCTGTAAGCAGTCTGGATAAAGCGACTACTAATCTAGTAGATGCTGTCTTTACCAGCCTGGACAACGAGGAAACTACACACGAATCCATTGTGGATGTGCAGAACTCTGATGCTGTAAACAACGGTTGTAATATG CCATTGAACCAGCTAGCATCATCTGTAAGCAGTCTGGATAAAGCGACTTCTAATCTAGTAGATGCTGTCTTTACCAGCCTGGACAACGAGGAAACTACACACGAATCCATTGTGGATGTGCAGAACTCTGATGCTGTGATCAACGATTGTAATATG CCATTGAACCAGCTAGCATCATCTGTAAGCAGTCTGGATAAAGCGACTACTAATCTAGTAGATGCTGTCTTTACCAGCCTGGACAACGAGGAAACTGCACAAGAATCCATTGTGGATGTGCAGAACTCTGATGCTGTGATCAACGGTTGTAATATG CCTGCTACTAAGACATCTACTGGAAGCCTCGACCAAGAGGCTGGTTTTATAGTAGATTCTGTTTTAGCAAACATCACCACGCTACAACTCTCTATGGCCCCTGAGAAGCCAAAGGTGAAATCATCTGGCTCTATCGCCACGGATACTGAAAATGACAAG CCTGCTACTAAGATATCTATTGAAAGCCTAGACCAAGAGGCTGGTTTTATAGTAGATTCTGTGTTAGCAGACATCACCACGGAACAACTCTTTGTGGCCGCTGATGATGAGCCAAAGATGAAATCAACTGGCTCTATCGCCACGGATACTAAAGATGACAAG CCTGCTACTAAGATATCTATTGGAAGCCTCGACCAAGAGGCTGGTTTTATAGTAGATTCTGTTTTAGCGAACATCACCTCAGAACAACTCTCTGTGGCCGCTGATGAGCCAAAGATGAAATCAACTGGCTCTACAGCTATGGATACTGAAGATGACAAG GCTATCAGCAACCGGTCTGCAGTCGACAAAGAAGAGATTACTCGTGTCATAATTGCCCAGCTGAAAAAATCATTGAGCAACAGCCGACACTCGACTTCTCAAATGGCTACTCAAACGTGCGAGATATCAATCCAGACTGATGAC GTTATTGAAACTGACAAACCATCAAGAAAGTCTTCAGCTCTCTCTAAGATCAAAGCTGTAGTAGTCAAGTCAGCTTCAAAGACGAGCCGTATGTCATTCCTTGGTAGAAAGGATAAAAAACCAAATGAGAGTATCAAAAAAGATCTGAAAAATAACAAGCAGGCTTTGATGAGCCAGAGAAAGACAAAAAGTGTAAGTGCTAAGAAACCAGGACCAAAGAATGCAAAGGTTGTAGAAACAAAGAAGTCTGTGAATGCAAAGTCTGACGTAACCAAAAAGCCTACAGGTGATCATAAGAAGTCATCTACTGTCACCAATGCAAAAAAGTCTTCTAGTACTTCTACCACTAAGAGATCTTCAAGCACTGATCATAAGAAATCCTCGACTAAGCCAAGAGGCAGTGCTGCTTCTGGCAGGATGATCAGAGAGGCAGCTAATGGTGCCAAAGTGAGCACAAAGAAGCCAAGCAAGAAGGTAAGCACCATATCCTCTTCATCTTCTGCAACTACTGATGCCAAGACCAAAGAAAACCCCGCAAAGAAATTGAACACTTCAAAAAGCACGTCATTCACTTGCAATGGTACCCAGCAGAAACCTACTGCCTCATCTGCAAGTGCTGCTAAAACACAGGAGTCCAGTCAATCAGCATCTGACAAGCCAACTTCAAAACGGTCTAAACAACGTACTGCAACTCCAGTGCCATCACCACTGTATGACAAATCCTCCTCTTGGAAGTCCAAATCATCTTCAGGGCTGAAGCAGAATCAATCTAGTTTCTTAGCTCCACAGGATGTGGCTTCATCTCCATCTGTTCACGCCGGAGGAAAGATCTCTTCCGTGGAGAGCAAAGATTCTAACATTGCTCTCTTACCTGCCAACAGTCAAGACTCTTTTAAACCTAACACCAAACGTTCTGGGAGGAATGGGAGCAAGCGTAGAGTATCCATCACAAGTGACAACACTCTTCGGAGAATTAGCTCAGCATGTCCAGCTCCAGGACCCAAAAGAGCTGGTCTTGCCTCTGTCCCTGAGTTAAGGCCCATTTCAGTAATGGATACTCCAACTGATGCAGGTCTGATACAAAATCCTAGATGTCCTCTCGATCAAGCCATGGGTGACAACACTGAAGTTCAACTTGAAAGTCAATCCTCAGTTGGACTAAACCAAGGTGATGTCACTTTAGGGATCTCTGACACTGAAAACCAGGTAAAGATCTGCCGGTTGGAGCAAATACAAGAGATGGACGATCATTCCATGGAACTTCAATTACAAGAATTGCTATTGAGTCAGGAGATACTGGTATCACCATCCCTAATGCCAAAAGAAGAAGCAACTCTTCAAGTTACCAACCCTCTTTCTGATAAGGATCAGCTCTGCGAAACACCTGAAGTGGTTTCTTCAAAGGGCATGTTCAGTCCTAGGAGTCTGATGATGACTGCAGATGATTCTGACAATTCTACTGACTCTGTCAATCAATCCTTGGAAGTTTCGAAAAGTCCTTCAAGAAGACAGAGGGCATCTGTTGAGAGTCCACCAGGAAAGGATACCACTATTTTGAATCCCAAACCACCAGATTCAAAAAGGGTATCAAGGGACTTCAAAATGAACCGAGTGACGCAATGGACCCAAGATTCTTCGGGTCTTGGTAGGATCTCAGTTAGTCCTCATACAAGGAGATCCTTCGATAGTCCTGGGTACAAGACTTCTCCCAACATAAGTCCCACACTCTTGGCTCTAAATAAGTCACCCAATGATTTCCCGAATGAGCGTGACATGGGTCAGGTCGGTGCTCCGAAGAGTCCTGGAGGTAGCACTTCAAAACTTGCTCACTATGTGAGAGCTTCAGAAAGTCCTCAAGGTAAAATGACCATTAACTTTAGCCCAACCCAGCCAGCTTCCAGAAAGGCGTTATCTGATTTCTTGAATGGACCAGTAGGTCAACCAAATACCCATGACAATCCTTCCAAGAAAACTGTTGTCGACATTCCAATGATGCCAAACTTAGGTCTGTCTATGAAGGTTTCTAAGACTGGTCCTGGAGGAACAAGAAGTCCTGAAGGTAGAACCTCAGTCAGTCCTACAAATTATAAGAAGACGCCATCTAAGACAAGCTTGTTTGCACCTGCCAACAACAATAGGCCATTGAGTGGTACCCTGGACATCACCAATTGCCTCTTCCAAGAACTGACAACCCCTAATGTCGATAAAGAGGAACGCACCTCCTTGTCCCCACCCATCTACCATTCACCTGCCAGCACTGCTGATTGGGAGACTCATCGACAGCAGGAGTCAACCAAGTTGCAGCTTGGCTGCATTCGGCTCCAACATTAG